The nucleotide sequence CGCAGCTGCTAGAGCTGAAGTCGGTTATCCTACTGTGTTTAATCTATTAGGACCATTACTCAATCCCAGCCAACCCAAACATCAACTTGTCGGTTGTGGCGATCCAGCAGTAGCGCAAATTATTGCGGAAACTTTGATGGAGTTGGGGATAGAGGCTTTAGTTGTTACCGGTTCAGATGGACTAGATGAAATCACCTTAGCAGGTGCTTCTCAAGTTATAGAAGTACGGGGCGATCGCATCAGTGTAAAACAAATCGTACCTGAAGAGTTCGGTATGGAAACTGTCCCAGAATTGGAGTTAGCTGGAGGCAATGCTACAGATAACGCCGCAGAATTTCTCGCTATTCTTAGTGGACAGGGACGAAAATCGCTAGTCGATCTTGTAACCTTAAATGCAGCCTTTGCACTGTGCCTAGTAGATAAAAATTACGATGTAGAATCAGCAATTCGTACTATCAGAAATGTATTGATTGATAGTACTGCCAAGACATTTTTTCTCCAGTTTCGCGAGTTCGTCATGGCTAAGCAATTAGCTATTTAGTGGCTGGCGGCTAGGATTTCGATTCAATTCTAGTTACTAGCCACTGATAACTGATAACTGATAACTGAAAAGAGGTAAGTTTTCATGGCTCAATCTAATAGTGAAGATTTTTGGTTTAGTCCGCTTTTCCGCATAGCTGGTTATGTTTTATTGGCTTTGTCGCTTTTAGATATTATTAGTGTTTTTATTCCTCCAGGTTTTACCAATCCTGCATGGGAATTTCAAATGGCAAGCCATCTAGTTGAGCGATCGCCTGTGCCATTAATTGGATTAGTTTTTCTCTTGATTGGCGAGAAAAACTTTAAAATCTTCAAGTTTTTGTCTAGAGCGGCTTTGGTAGCTGGCATATTGTTTCTATTGCTACTACCTCTAATTGTCAGTTCTGCTTGGCGAATACACGAAGGAGGCGATCGCCAAATTGCCCAACAATCAGCACAGCTTCAAAGTATCAAGCAACAACTCAGTCAAGCTCAAACAGATAGAGAAATTACAGATACATTGTCTCGGTTTAATCTACGAATTAATGCACCGAAAGCTCAAAATCCTCAGCAATTAAAAAGTCAAATTCTTGCTGGAATTGTTAATTCTGAGAAGAAATTCCAAGCACAAGCAGCACAAAATACAGCCAATAGTCTTAACTTGACAAAAAATGTCATAAAAACTGGCTTGGGAACCTTAATTGCTGGAGCTTTTTTCCTAATGGTTTGGCGCGGTACTGCCAATACAGTCAAAGGTAGTCAAAAAAGCAAGCAAAAACTTAGTAATAATCTGCCACTTGTAAACGAATAACATAGTATGCTTGACAACAGCAGTGCTGCTAGTGATGACACTGGTAATAACAGCGATACTTTGCTAGGTTCGCCTTTCGACCGCTTCAGTGAATCTCTCGAACTAGACGGTTCGAGTGACATTTTTGGTAGTAGCGATTCGTTCGATCGCAATGCCAATGATGAAGATATTTCTCCTATGAGTAACGATTTACTCTATGGTGGCAATCCTTTTGCTGGTGACAATTTTTGGAATATCTTTGCTGACGAGAACAATCCGAATAGTGGCAATTTTCCCGATCCGATTGGCAGCGAGTGGAATTTCAGTGGTGCAGCTACTCCGAGTCAAATCTTAACTATTAGTAATGACGCGATCGTAGTTCCTCATAGCGATGAGTACAATAATTTATTGCTAAATGCATCTCAAGCTCAAGCCAGTCTCAACACAAATTCAGATTCGGTAATTTGGCTATAACCATATTAGAGACGTTGCAAGACGTAATTTGAAATAACCAATAAGCTGCATCATGACTTGCGGTTTATTGGTTTTAGATCGATTAGAAAAAAATAAATAACAAATTACTCGAAAGATTCGTCACTGACAATCATGTCTTACGAAGTATAGACTATTTTAGGATCGAATACAGTATTAATTAATACTGCAATTATACTCGTATTTCAATTACCAACTCTTAGCAAATCAGTTCTGATAGCAAAAGAAGTATTTTTTGCAAAGACAACGCGCGAAAAGTCAGCAATTAATACTAGTTAATTTCTGGACATATAGAATATTTTTGCCATTTAGAACTCTGTACTAGTAATTAGGAGAAGTAGTTTCATGTCCACCTCTGAGTCTAACTCTTTTGAACCAGAGAATGATGGTTCCTCTGGCGACGCAAACGATTTACTACTACAATCACCTTTTGGTCGCTTAAGTGAAGTCTTAGATGTTGAGGATCTTGCCAATATTTTTAGTGGTGTTGGTGATGCTGCTGATAGCAGTAACGCAGAGAATCCATTTGCTGGTGATAACCCCAATTCAGAAAGCGATTTAGCTTACGGTGGCAATCCTTTTGCTGGTGATAACTTTTGGAATATCTTCGCTGGTGGTGTTAATCCAGGTGCAGGGGATAATCCATTTACTAGTGCTGAAAGTCCTCTAGTTAGCGAAGACAATACTACTAGTAGCGATAATCTCGTCCCTACTCAAAACGATCTTTCCTCTACCGATTTAAATAACCTACTGCAACAGTCGCCATTTGGTCCTTTAAGTGAAGTTCTAGGCGATGAAGGTCTTACAACCATCTTTAGCGGTATTGGTACTCCTCCTGAAGGCAGTACCGATTCCTCTACTGACAGCAACAATCCACCTACAGGTAGCGGAGATAGCAACCCGCTTGCTGGAGGTAGCAATCCTTTTATCAATACTGATAGCCTGAGTACCAGTGGTAGTAGCACGTACCATGACAATAACAACACTATTACTGGTAGCGGTAATTGGATATTTGCTAATGGAGACTGGCAGCAATTAATCGATCCTAATTCCTCTAGTGAGGGTAACTCGCCTTTTGGTAACGACCCCACCCTTCAGGGTGCGATCGCATACTTCAAAGGTAACGGCTCAACCCCTGATGATACATCGTCTTCTAGCGATAGTCATAGCAACCTTGCCTTTAACAATCTACCCATACCTATTAATAATAGTGACTGGCTGAAGAGTCTTACCGATTTAGCCGATCCTGAAAGTGCGGCTAGTGCTACTAATAATAGAACTATTGGCAATGGCAACTGGCATTATGGTAGTGGTAATGAAGTTGTTGGTAACGGTAACTGGCTTTTTGCTAGTTATAACGATCTGCTTGGTAACGGCAACTGGTATTACGCTGACGATAACGCAACTGTTGGCAATGGTAACTGGTACTTTGGCGGGGAGAATGCAACCATTGGTAACGGTAATTGGCTTTTTGCTGATGTCAACGAAACTATTGGTAACGGTAACTGGTACTTTGATGATGCTAATAAAACCGTTGGAAATGGCAACTGGCATTTCGGTAGCGACAATGCAACGATTGGCAATGGCAACTGGTATTTCGGCAGCGGTAATGCAACGATTGGCAATGGCAACAGGTTCAGTGGTAACGATAACTTAGTTATTGGTAATCCTTTAGCGAATGGCTTCAAGGATATTGGTGACAGGAAGCTAGTCATTGGTAACAGCGATTGGACGTTTGTTACCGATCGCAATGCTATTAGCGATGAGGTTGACAGCTTGCTAACGAGTAGTTTGGGAAATTTCTATAGTAGCGATGCCGATAATAACCAAATTAGTCAAGGTATTGACTCGCTGATCGATCGAGTCGGTAAAGACTTTTTGAGTTTACTCGGTAGTGGTTGGACTGCCGATCCATCAACAACGACTCCAAGTATTGACATGAATGAAAGCATTTTTAGCGATCGCCCAGCTAATACCGAACTAGATATTAGCATTAACTCTTTAGCCGAACAAATCAAACAAGATTTACTCACGTCGCTTGGTAGCGGTTCCCCTTCTGGGCAAACAGAATTGACTCAAACCACAGAAGGCAACCTCTTCAATAGCGAGAATTTTCTCGCCTCTTTTAACTCCGATCTCACAACTACTAACTAAAAATCGGTTTTCCTGTAGAGACGTTCCATGGAACGTCTCTACAGGAAAAAATTTGTAAATCAAATAGGACTGATATAGCGAGTCTAAGTGAATCGCGATCAAGCATCGTAGTTTTTAAAATCAGGAAGATTAAAGAGTTTTAAGTCAACAAAAAGCTAAGTTTTGCGGCGGAGTACTCCGACCGCAAATACTTAGAGCTGAAACAGACGTTTAACGCTCTTAAAACTTTTCCCAAAACGATAAAATCTTCTGAGCAGAGTTTTCAGTTGTAACCAAATAGCTTCAACTGGATTTTCTTGAGGTGCATAAGGAGCAAATCGAATCCAGGTAATTTTCCAATTTTCAGGAGAAACTCCTTCATTTTGTTCAGCGAGAAAATCTCTCATTACTTGCCCTCGATGATAACTAGCTCCATCCCAAATCAATAAAATTCTAGAGCTGGGATGTTTCGCTATTAATTTTTTGACAAATTCTACTGTTAATTCTCCATTAGCTGTTGATTCAGAAACCAGAATAAACTCTTGAGTGAATTCTAACGCGCCATAATAAGTTTGTCGTTCTTTGGGATTGAGAATAGGAATTTTTTGAGGATTTTTTATCAAATTCCAAATATAGCCGACTAGATCGTTCCAAAGAAGATGGCATTCATCTATAATATACACAACTAGCTCTCCAGATTGAATCTGGGTTCGATGCTTCTCTAGTAACTCCGCAATTTCTCGGTTTTTTTTGAGATGGCTTCTGGATCTTGACGCGGATGAGTTTGTTCTCCTTTTTGCCAAGTTATTCGCGCTTCTTTCAAGATTTGATAATAACTCTGTCGGGATTGGAAAACTACATCATACTGTTCAATTAGATGAATTTCTAAATCTGAAATATCCCAAGCTTTTTGCTCGATTAACCAGTCAATTACCGCTTGTCTTTCAATTTGAGTTAAATAACCTTTTCCTCCTTGATAGGAAGACTTTAAAGCGGTCAATCCTCCTGACTTAAAAGCTTGATTCCATTTAGTAATAAATCCTCCAGAAACTTCTAAAATTTTGCTTATCTGTCGATATTTATAGCCTTCTATAGCTAGTTTAACAGCTAAAGCTCTCCCCATCTCTTTTTCATCTGGATGACTTTTAATGAAATCTTTTAAAAGCTGAATTTGTTGCTCTTTGGATAGATGGTTTAGCTTCATGTAAGTTTTTAACAGGTTTTGATATCAACATTTTCATTTTACCTGTTTATCTCTAACTTCTGTTCACGATTGGCTTAGACTCGCTATATAGAAGAGGAAAGATAGGAGCGATCGCATAACTATTCTATATGCAATTAAAACAAGCTCCCACAACGGAGTTAAAAAGGAGGCGAGAGATTCCCCCTTTTTAAGGGCAGGGCTGATCTATGGAAAAAAGGAAAATAGACGGCGCATATCGTGAGCTAAATGACGTATCCCTTGGGTAATCGAGTCAAAGCCATTGAAGCGCAAAAGATTGAGCGCAATGGTTCGCACAATCGCAAAATTGACAGTGGCATGACCATCACATCAGGGAGAGTAATCTTCCTGAAGTAACACATCTTTAATCCAATGGAGGCGATTTTCAATCTGCAACGCGAGAACGAATTAGTTGTGCAAAATCAGCCGCATCAACTGCCAAAGAACTGAGATAAAACATCGTTTCGCTCAACGGCTGGTTTGCTCTGGTGCCAGCACGTTCGACCCGAATCATCCGTTGTACTCCCAACCAATGCGGTTCGATACCAGCCATCGTGTCCAAAATACTGACTGTCCTTTGAGTGCATCGGTCGCGGCACTGTTCGGTTTGGATGTCTACACTCAGAGGCGGCATTTGCTCAAACTGAGTCCTCAAATACGCCAGTAATTTCGGTTGGTTGGCTTTAACGGCGATGACATAGTGATTGCCACTAGCGATGATTTGCCCGACTGTTTTTTTGGGTGTGTAGCGCATCCAAACTGAAGCAAACACCCTCCAGTTGTAGCTTGTTCAACAACAGCTCAACTGTTTTTCTTTCACTGGTTTGATGATTTCGCATCGATTCTAAACCTATCACCACACCTTGAGCGACACTAAAAGCAGATACCACACTGACAAAATCTTGATAGCAGGAGTCGTAGTCGCTCAAACTGGCTTTGATGCTCTTGCCATCGGTGGCAATTTGCTCATGGGGCATCGGCACAAACGTCTCTTGCATCCATGCATTAAATGCTTCGGTTAATGACTCAAAATCTACCCTGACCATGATTCGGCGAATCGTCGATAAGCTGGGCAGTCGTCGGTTCGGCAACCCCAACAACTCTAACAATACCGCTTGATGGCGTGACACACAGTCGGCTAAAGGGCGATATCCATTGCAACCACTCATCTTTCCCATTGTGATTAACACTAACACCACCCATAAGGGATATCGCGGCTGAGCGCGCAAATCTTTGACTTGTTGAAGATGCGAGTAGCAGGCTCATTAGACCAAGGATGCGATTTAACTACTCCTCCATTATTGATTTTCTCTGGTCAATAGATCAGCCCTGCCTTCAAAAGGGGGTTAGGGGGGATCTAGTAGAGACGTTACGTGTAACGTCTCTACTAGATCCCCCCTAACCCCTCACTCCTCACCCCTCATTTATGCAACAACCAAAATATCAACCTAAAAAAACTGCCCCCGTGCAGTACTTTTTCAGAAATTTCAATTCAGAAGCTGGTAAGGTTGCCCCTGGTTGGGGTACAACACCGTTAATGGTGGCTTTAATGGTGTTGTTTTTCTTGTTTTTATTAATCATTTTGGAGCTTGCCAACGCCTCGCTCATGGTTCGAGGTATTCATGTAGGTTGGTAGAAACTCGGATAGATCGCCTTGCTGCGATCGCATCAAAATGTTGACTTTGAGGTAGTTTCATGAATCACATCTATTATTTTGCCTACGGTGAAGGGCAATTCGCTTCAACTGCAACTGGAGTTTTATTTGGTTTATTAGTAGCTTTTTTCTTGTGCGTTCTGTTAATTGTATATGCATCGAGTACGTATCCCGCAGATCGCCGTTAGCATTGGTGCGATCGCCTGGTTCAGACAAAAAACCTGACTTGACAAGAATCCAGGTTCAAAATCCTTAATGTTTCAAAGCGGTTTTCAATTGGGTAAAATACACGTCCGTAGGGGCGCACGGCTGTGCGCTCCTACCCGTGTCACGCATACAATCGAAAATTGCTATCAAGAGTCCGCACCAGCGGACTTTGTTTGCTTATTCGTATCAACCTATACCTGACAAAGTACAATTAAGGCAGACTTTGAAATAGTAGAGTATGCCAATGTCTGATGCGATTAAAGCTTACAACTCCATGTCTGAGTTTTATGCATCAATGGGTGGAACCCTAAAACAAGACGTTGATTTTACGATTCATCAGCTTGAGCTAGTTCATAGCAATGTGCCGATCGAGTCTCCCCTATTTCGCGCTAACTATTACTCGATCTTGCTCATTCGTAAAGGGCGGGGTTGCTACATTCTTGATGGTCAATCTTATGAAATCAAGGACAGGACGATTTACTTTACTAATCCCGGTCACGTTAAGGGATTTAAGATTTACGAACTATCGCATGGCTACGTAATTACGTTTTCAGAATCATTTCTGAAGCAATACGTCCATGAAAATATTTTCGATGATTTTCCGTTTTTAATTGCCGAGATTGTGCCACCGCACTATCCCGATCGCGAAGTCTTTCAAATTTTTGACGACTTGGGAACGCAACTTTTACAGGAATACCAATCAAATTCTGCTTACAAATTCAAAATCATCGGCAGTTTGACAGTTGTACTACTGTTCAAAATTAAAGAGCAGTTTTGGAATACTTATAATCCTTTGGCTGAATCGCAAATGGGTTCAGAGATTGTCATGACATTCAAGCGCAACTTGGAAGCTCATTTTCGCGATCTTGCGATGGGAAAACTCGATCGCCCATATCGAGTGCAAGACTTTGCCCAAGCGCAGCATCTTCACCCTGGTTATTTCAGTACGGTGATTAAAAGCAAAACAGGTAAATCTGTCAATGCCTGGATGATTGAAAAAACGCTAGCCGAAGCCCAAGCAATGCTGTCGAGATCGACTGAATCCGTGCAGGAAATTGCCTTTCGACTTGGCTTTAATGACGCAGCATACTTTTCTCGCTTCTTTAAAAAACATACTGCGACCACTCCTTCTAGCTTTCGCCAGAGTCTAAAAGCTTGAAGATCCAGCATTCCACGCCAAGAGACTAGCTGCTTTGTTTTGCCTGAAAATCGCGCTAGTTTGAGATAAATCCCATGCGATCGAGGGGGAAGAAACGGAATACGGCGCGACCGATGATATTTTCTTGAGGTAAAAAGCCCCAAACGTGAGAATCGTTACTATCGTTGCGGTTGTCTCCCATGACGAAGTAAGATTCTGCTGGAACTTGGACTGAGTTGAGTTGATAGGCGGGTGGTTCGGCAATATAATCTTCCGAGAGCGATCGCCCGTTGAGATAAACTAGACCGTTCTTCACGCTGACTGTATCCCCAGGTTGACCGATAACTCGTTTGATAAAAACTTGGTTTTTGTGATAACCCATGCTTTGCAACTGTGCGGGTGGTTCAAACACTACAATATCGCCTGTTTCAGCCGGGTGAAACCAGTATGAGACTTTTTCGACTACCAAGCGATCGCCTGTATGTAAGGTGGGTATCATCGAATCTGAGGGAATATAGCGCGGTTCCGCCACAAAAATGCGGATTATCAGCGCCATCACTAGAGCGATCGCAACTAGGCGAATATTTTCCTGTTGCGATCGCCATAGTCGCAACAATCCAGATGTTTCTGATGTTTTTGTTTCTTGAGTTGTCGTTGCTGGATCTGGCGAATTCGTCTTCTGAGATGTCATAAACTGTGGTGCGCTCTTGCGTGGTGCGTGAAATACTTCTAACTTCTGGCTCCTAGCTGTGATGCGGAACTACGTTTCTCTATAAAGTACAATAATACCTTTATTTAGTTAGCTAGTTATTACTTATGTCACTTTGTCTGCAAGTAAGTTTGAAGTGATTTTTTATACTAAAGTTTGCAGGTCGTTGGCGCTGAAAGACAGACTTTGACAGGAAAAAGTGATTTTTATTACAGAAATTTTTGTTTCGATTACATCGGTAGCCAAAAATACCAAATCTACATTATGGTACAGGTGGCAATAAACTCAGAAATGCCAAGCTGGGCTAGGAATTTCTATATTTCTGGCACGACAGCTAAAGCAAAGGAGACAGTAAAATATGCTCAAACAGTTTTTGACAGGTGGTTCTGTTCTCGCCCTATTGCTCGTAGGCGGTTTCTCAGCTCAAGCAAAGCCACAAACATCAGTCTTATTACAAGCTCAAACCCAGGAAGTACCTACTACTCCCGATACTCAAACAACTCCACCGGCAGGGACACTTGATCCTGGTACAAGCCCAGAAGGAACGACTACACCGGATACGACTGTACCTGATGCAACTACACCGGATACGACTACACCGGATACGACTGTACCTGATGCAACTACACCGGATACGACTACACCGGATACGACTACGCCTGACGTAACTCCTGATGCAGGTACGCCCGAAACCACGAGTCCTGATGCTACGACTAGCCCCGATGCTAGCGATACGTCTACCCCTGAGTCGCAAACCTCAACTCCTGACTCTAATACCGATAGAGCTGCAATATTTTGCGAATCCAATCCGGTAAATAGTCCAACTGGAGGCGGCGCGCGACAATTTCGTGAATGCCAGCAATAGTAGCGTGCGGTAAGGCTTGCGTCTAGATTTGTAATTGTAAAGGGCAGGAGACAGAAGAAATCTTTTTCAGATTCTGCCTCTTGCTCTCTTTACCGCTTCAACCAACGCCAGCAAGAAACAAAGATGTAGTGGCTAATCCCCAGACAGCAACTAGAGATCGCGGCGATCGCGCTAAAAAAGATAGCATACACCTGAAGCTCAAGCCAACTTGGTTGCGGGCTAAGATGAAAAATTAGGGCTGGGAAAAGATTGAGCCGAATCAGAATAGTAAAGACGATCGCCGTACTAACAGCAGCAACGGTGGCATGAAAAAAGCGATGACGGCGCAAACCCAAGCCGGAGACGAGAAAGGCGATCGCCACGCCGACAGTTGCAGGGAAGCTCCAAATTCCAATGTAAGGTGTAATTAAAGTCCAACACAACCAGCCCAAAACATAACCACTAGCACCTAGCAAGGCAGAAATTAAGTAGCGTCGTCGTTGGTCAAAAGCTCCCAATGCAGTCAATCCTACGGCTGTAAATAACCCCGCCGATGCAAACACAATCGATTCTACTTCTGTGGCAATTTGCGAGTTTGTCATCAGTTGGGGTAGGTATTCTACTAGGAAGCTATTGACTGCGATTCCCAGGGGAGAAAAATAACCAAACATAAAGCCGATACTAGTGCCGACAACAGCCGCGATCGCGCTCCACACAATAGCTCGGATAGTATCTATTCCAGCTTGTCCTACCTGGGTAGTCAATCGCCATAGAGAACGAGTTATATTCGCTAGGCTGCTACCGATCTTGGTAACAACAGGTATGGACGCAAAGCGGCTGGTCGATGGTCTGCGCTGGGTTGCTTGTCGTAGAGTCTGCGATCCCTGGGGGGTGGTATTGTGAGTTTGAAAGG is from Scytonema millei VB511283 and encodes:
- the trpD gene encoding anthranilate phosphoribosyltransferase, which translates into the protein MMQIPRSREQARQVMEYLLSGEAELNEIISFLQTRPVADAQTQELLGYRDVLWDRRRRANFGHVDIDIVGTGGVRRPRYNVSTTAAFIVAALGIRVAKHGNRGSVKPNGSCDLLEVLGISLTTMTARAVESLATTGLSFLFARDWHPAFKAIAAARAEVGYPTVFNLLGPLLNPSQPKHQLVGCGDPAVAQIIAETLMELGIEALVVTGSDGLDEITLAGASQVIEVRGDRISVKQIVPEEFGMETVPELELAGGNATDNAAEFLAILSGQGRKSLVDLVTLNAAFALCLVDKNYDVESAIRTIRNVLIDSTAKTFFLQFREFVMAKQLAI
- the hpsJ-A gene encoding HpsJ-like protein, cyanoexosortase A-associated; translated protein: MAQSNSEDFWFSPLFRIAGYVLLALSLLDIISVFIPPGFTNPAWEFQMASHLVERSPVPLIGLVFLLIGEKNFKIFKFLSRAALVAGILFLLLLPLIVSSAWRIHEGGDRQIAQQSAQLQSIKQQLSQAQTDREITDTLSRFNLRINAPKAQNPQQLKSQILAGIVNSEKKFQAQAAQNTANSLNLTKNVIKTGLGTLIAGAFFLMVWRGTANTVKGSQKSKQKLSNNLPLVNE
- a CDS encoding transposase; amino-acid sequence: MYIIDECHLLWNDLVGYIWNLIKNPQKIPILNPKERQTYYGALEFTQEFILVSESTANGELTVEFVKKLIAKHPSSRILLIWDGASYHRGQVMRDFLAEQNEGVSPENWKITWIRFAPYAPQENPVEAIWLQLKTLLRRFYRFGKSFKSVKRLFQL
- a CDS encoding helix-turn-helix domain-containing protein, whose product is MKLNHLSKEQQIQLLKDFIKSHPDEKEMGRALAVKLAIEGYKYRQISKILEVSGGFITKWNQAFKSGGLTALKSSYQGGKGYLTQIERQAVIDWLIEQKAWDISDLEIHLIEQYDVVFQSRQSYYQILKEARITWQKGEQTHPRQDPEAISKKTEKLRSY
- the psbH gene encoding photosystem II reaction center phosphoprotein PsbH — encoded protein: MQQPKYQPKKTAPVQYFFRNFNSEAGKVAPGWGTTPLMVALMVLFFLFLLIILELANASLMVRGIHVGW
- a CDS encoding helix-turn-helix domain-containing protein, which gives rise to MSDAIKAYNSMSEFYASMGGTLKQDVDFTIHQLELVHSNVPIESPLFRANYYSILLIRKGRGCYILDGQSYEIKDRTIYFTNPGHVKGFKIYELSHGYVITFSESFLKQYVHENIFDDFPFLIAEIVPPHYPDREVFQIFDDLGTQLLQEYQSNSAYKFKIIGSLTVVLLFKIKEQFWNTYNPLAESQMGSEIVMTFKRNLEAHFRDLAMGKLDRPYRVQDFAQAQHLHPGYFSTVIKSKTGKSVNAWMIEKTLAEAQAMLSRSTESVQEIAFRLGFNDAAYFSRFFKKHTATTPSSFRQSLKA
- the lepB gene encoding signal peptidase I translates to MTSQKTNSPDPATTTQETKTSETSGLLRLWRSQQENIRLVAIALVMALIIRIFVAEPRYIPSDSMIPTLHTGDRLVVEKVSYWFHPAETGDIVVFEPPAQLQSMGYHKNQVFIKRVIGQPGDTVSVKNGLVYLNGRSLSEDYIAEPPAYQLNSVQVPAESYFVMGDNRNDSNDSHVWGFLPQENIIGRAVFRFFPLDRMGFISN